A window from Ictalurus furcatus strain D&B chromosome 16, Billie_1.0, whole genome shotgun sequence encodes these proteins:
- the tdgf1 gene encoding teratocarcinoma-derived growth factor 1, giving the protein MTDFLFRILLSAAFACRAITLESGCEGAGCGSAKAPGQRDEHSELLNQFNEMNAPSAAGQHRGSGAVLPFIGLTGSATQSRNCCKNGGTCILGSFCACPKHFTGRSCEYDDRVRNCGVIPHGEWVQKGCSYCRCGYGVLHCFPQVFHSDCAQTPQILPRPSGFHTAAKLQNSSCVQAVRAESPDPEHTAKSQVNRANGNLIASGMGRSTFQPKASDNFRLQTGQSAHGDTCPPWKAPTMGT; this is encoded by the exons ATGACTGATTTCCTGTTCAG GATCCTGCTGTCTGCTGCTTTCGCCTGCCGAGCAATCACACTTGAATCAG GTTGCGAAGGAGCAGGATGTGGCAGTGCTAAGGCACCGGGACAGCGTGATGAACATAGTGAACTGCTGAATCAGTTTAACGAGATGAACGCACCGTCTGCAGCTGGCCAGCACCGGGGCTCTGGAGCCGTGTTACCTTTTATTGGACTCACTGGAA GTGCTACACAGAGTAGAAACTGCTGTAAGAACGGGGGTACGTGCATTCTGGGGAGTTTTTGCGCCTGTCCGAAGCACTTCACCGGGCGGAGCTGCGAGTACGACGACCGCGTCAG GAACTGTGGCGTTATTCCTCATGGGGAATGGGTTCAAAAAGGCTGCTCATATTGCAGATGTGGATATGGAGTGTTGCACTGCTTTCCTCAGGTCTTTCATAGCGACTGTG CACAGACCCCACAGATACTTCCCAGGCCATCTGGTTTCCACACCGCTGCCAAACTCCAGAACAGCAGCTGTGTACAGGCTGTGAGG GCCGAGAGTCCTGACCCTGAACACACTGCCAAGAGCCAGGTTAACCGAGCCAACGGGAACCTGATTGCCTCTGGAATGGGACGCTCAACGTTTCAGCCCAAAGCCAGTGACAATTTCAGG ctgcagaccggtcagagcgcCCATGGAGACACCTGTCCACCAtggaaagcacctacaatgggtaCGTGA